The Esox lucius isolate fEsoLuc1 chromosome 5, fEsoLuc1.pri, whole genome shotgun sequence genome includes a region encoding these proteins:
- the si:ch211-176g6.2 gene encoding ras-associating and dilute domain-containing protein: MDATKFNLDRSPVLPKPTADLPEGLPFSSPKRRFVKVGRKPSDGSSQSGSSGSSIRSADSGSASVVRQPSRSRIRRHTNRLSAVFQRGSVHNASMILPGLRGVSGSLSDALMTDDPAELSNQITAPGILKIFGSEICQGANYKSVLATTHSSAKELVKEALQRYGLNKEEAESYVLCDAIGYLGDHQWRTECFRVVGDNEKPLLLQSLWKPKEGLARRFEIQRRATVEEKRSQDKDTVTAGINAQARKLQKSRSRVNSSLVERGVYMTSVLERGVCGGQNQSEWGPGLWRSQSEADLSCQPTETQQNHQQSATGHHSPNLDFSQGENPNHSKNYDQKVERKHKWNPSQNLKPRVQESDVDAELVLLEEPGSETGIEPLCLSPDMEREETESSGDQVTLYSIHPPSDCPYLLLLQGYSPRQDFIIYLLNGSDTVIGRCNGEEEERSKADVLLPAPDILPRHCRFHHYDNNDKGGSSVWLHPLQSALVTRNGETLSKEAELSPGDVIGMGRHYLFLFKDPTAWFVMKKVADRTPHDPKLTVTPGVLPRVTTTPTGEPALCNTCISARGESEETKEIGSTRAPCLIDPEGRDLTQFYELVHEDAVVKEIIAIGSVRGRGPVLTIAFLLCVCLEHYATHLQTSDLRRLLLLIASEVQNDMWEHTKDLAAGQPEVLCSVQEKQPSLSLRKVIAGLRPMVVWMSNVLELLYYIQHQLPQTLLWRTHREHGLEGVEDEDEEDEEREEESLALLEMRLSCVRSASEEAMTVLEEVIMLTFQQCVYYLTKALYPTLPRLLDCDSFCERSGFLGSSGVQVSGETQQVLEVLTETSRLLQDCQLHREMSSQLLAYLFYFINASLFNTLMERGSELDFYQWSRGIGIRANLDLLQNWAQMSGYGLGDLVVEYLHTLSSAVNLLATPKEKLLQSSWVSLRCGFPSLSPAQLHHLLTGYSPATPWPPHWAPSDDDQLAAHNTADILERFDSHPPLVLPSSGFSLELRKEVTDSGLAGQLKRLQDFIHSLSLKETRKKATPTHTEQPSPSIHSDLGSCGALLTQKLKSLELQSRKTDLSPLTKRSALDPSCLLTPPNTPHCLELFDPETEHREGGGGGDMSLGEEDEKEEEEMGNDEEVFTLELQRGARGLGLALVDARDPLLRRRGVLIRAVVPDSAAARCERLRPGDRILAVNGVSLLGLDYTSGKDLIQSSGERLRLLVARSVWTTSTKVSI; encoded by the exons ATGGACGCGACAAAGTTCAATTTGGACCGGAGCCCTGTGCTTCCCAAACCAACGGCTGACCTTCCAGAGGGTTTACCTTTCAGCTCTCCTAAACGGCGCTTCGTGAAGGTTGGGAGGAAACCAAGTGATGGCTCTTCACA GTCCGGCTCCTCTGGTTCCAGTATTAGGTCGGCTGACAGTGGGAGCGCCTCTGTCGTTAGACAGCCATCCAGAAGTCGCATCCGTCGCCATACCAACCGTCTGTCTGCCGTGTTCCAGCGAGGCTCCGTCCATAACGCTTCCATGATTTTACCCGGGTTACGTGGCGTATCTG GGTCTCTCAGTGATGCACTAATGACGGACGATCCTGCTGAGCTGTCCAATCAGATTACAGCACCAGGCATTCTGAAGATATTTGGCAGTGAGATTTGCCAGGGTGCCAACTACAAGAGTGTTCTGGCAACAACACACTCAAGTGCTAAGGAACTGGTCAAAGAAGCCCTTCAGAg GTACGGTCTGAACAAGGAAGAGGCAGAGTCATATGTGCTCTGCGATGCCATTGGCTACTTGGGTGATCACCAATGGAGGACGGAATGCTTCCGGGTTGTCGGTGATAATGAGAAGCCCCTCCTCCTGCAGTCGCTATGGAAACCCAAGGAGGGGTTGGCGAGGCGATTTGAGATCCAGAGGAGAGCCACTGTGGAGGAAAAGAGATCCCAGGACAAGGACACTGTCACTGCTG GCATCAATGCCCAGGCTCGTAAACTCCAGAAAAGCCGCTCGCGAGTCAACTCTTCCCTGGTTGAGAGGGGTGTGTACATGACCTCTGTGTTGGAACggggtgtgtgtggagggcAGAATCAATCTGAATGGGGTCCCGGTCTGTGGAGGAGCCAGAGTGAAGCAGACCTCTCATGCCAGCccacagagacacagcagaaccaTCAACAAAGCGCCACAGGGCACCACAGTCCGAATCTTGACTTTAGTCAAGGTGAAAACCCAAATCACAGTAAGAACTATGACCAGAAAGTGGAACGTAAGCACAAGTGGAACCCCAGTCAGAATCTCAAACCTAGGGTCCAAGAGAGCGACGTTGATGCCGAGCTTGTCCTTCTGGAGGAACCTGGATCAGAGACCGGCATAGagcccctctgtctgtcccctgaTATGGAGAGGGAAGAGACGGAGAGCAGCGGTGATCAAGTGACACTGTACTCCATTCACCCCCCCAGTGACTGCCCCTATCTACTACTGCTACAGGGCTACAGCCCCAGACAG GATTTCATCATCTACCTGTTAAACGGTTCAGACACTGTTATAGGTCGATGCAAtggcgaggaggaggagaggtcaAAGGCTGACGTCTTGCTCCCCGCCCCAGACATCCTACCTCGTCACTGCCGTTTCCATCATTATGACAACAATGATAAAGGGGGTTCCAGTGTCTGGCTCCACCCTCTCCAAAGCGCCCTGGTAACACGGAATGGAGAGACACTGTCTAAAGAGGCGGAGCTTAGTCCTGGAGATGTCATCGGAATGGGACGTCACTACCTGTTCTTGTTTAAGGACCCCACTGCCTGGTTTGTTATGAAGAAA GTAGCAGACCGCACTCCTCATGATCCCAAGCTCACAGTTACCCCTGGTGTCCTGCCCCGAGTCACAACAACACCTACCGGTGAACCTGCGCTCTGTAACACATGCATCTCAGCTAGAGGGGAATCTGAGGAGACCAAAGAAATagg GTCTACAAGGGCACCTTGCCTGATAGACCCAGAGGGTCGAGACCTGACCCAATTCTACGAGTTGGTGCACGAGGATGCTGTCGTGAAGGAAATCATTGCCATTGGTAGTGTCCGTGGACGTGGCCCGGTGTTGACCATAGCTTTCCTGCTGTGCGTCTGTCTCGAGCATTATGCCACCCACCTCCAAACTTCAGACCTCCGCAGACTACTGCTGCTCATTGCCAGCGAGGTCCAGAACGACATGTGG GAACACACAAAAGACCTTGCTGCTGGTCAACCTGAAGT TCTCTGTAGTGTCCAAGAGAAGCAACCGTCTCTCAGCCTGAGGAAAGTGATTGCAGGCTTGCGCCCCATGGTGGTGTGGATGTCCAATGTCCTGGAGCTTTTGTATTACATCCAACACCAGCTACCGCAAACACTGCTctggagaacacacagagaacatgGGCTGGAGGGTGtggaagatgaagatgaagaggatgaagagagggaggaggagagtttAG CCTTGTTAGAGATGAGACTGTCGTGTGTGAGGTCAGCCAGTGAAGAAGCCATGACAGTTCTGGAGGAAGTGATCATGTTGACCTTTCAACAGTGTGTCTACTACCTCACCAAG GCTCTGTACCCAACCCTGCCTAGGCTGCTGGACTGTGACTCATTCTGTGAGAGAAGTGGGTTCCTGGGTAGCAGTGGTGTGCAGGTTTCTGGGGAGACACAGCAGGTCTTGGAGGTCCTGACAGAGACCAGCAGACTGCTACAGGACTGCCAGTTGCACCGTGAGATGTCCTCCCAGCTCCTGGCCTATCTTTTCTACTTCATCAATGCCTCGCTGTTCAACACACTCATGGAGAGAG GTTCAGAGCTTGACTTCTACCAGTGGTCCAGAGGGATTGGTATCAGAGCTAACCTAGACCTACTTCAGAACTGGGCCCAAATGTCTGGGTACGGTCTGGGGGATTTGGTTGTGGAGTAtctacacacactctcctccgcAGTGAACCTACTGGCAACACCCAAGGAAAAACTactgcag TCCTCCTGGGTGTCTCTGCGATGTGGGTTCCCCAGCCTGAGTCCAGCCCAGCTCCACCACCTGCTGACAGGCTATAGCCCAGCAACCCCCTGGCCCCCACACTGGGCCCCTTCTGATGACGACCAACTTGCTGCACACAACACTG CTGATATTCTGGAAAGATTTGACAGCCACCCTCCCCTGGTGTTACCCAGCTCTGGTTTCAGTCTAGAGCTGAGGAAAGAGGTGACAGACTCAGGCCTGGCTGGACAGCTCAAGAGGCTACAGGACTTTATCCACAGCCTGTCTCTTAAAGAGACCCGGAAAAAGGCCACTCCTACCCACACAGAACAG CCAAGCCCCTCCATCCACAGTGATCTGGGCTCCTGTGGAGCCTTGTTGACCCAGAAGTTGAAGAGTCTGGAGCTCCAGTCCAGAAAGACAGACCTAAGCCCCCTCACCAAGAGGTCAGCCCTGGACCCGTCTTGTCTCCTTACGCCTCCTAACACCCCCCACTGCCTGGAGCTGTTTGACCCAGAGACTGAGCATCGggaggggggtggtggtggagacATGAGCCTGGGAGAAGAAgatgagaaagaggaagaagagatggGAAATGATGAAGAGGTGTTTACTTTGGAACTACAGAGAGGAGCTCGAGGGTTGGGATTGGCCCTGGTGGATGCAAGG